A DNA window from Enterobacter cloacae subsp. cloacae ATCC 13047 contains the following coding sequences:
- a CDS encoding CidB/LrgB family autolysis modulator, giving the protein MMANIWWSLPLTLAVFFAARKLAARFKMPLLNPLLVAMVVIIPFLLLTGIPYERYFAGSKILNDLLQPAVVALAFPLYEQLHQIRARWKSIITICFVGSLVAMITGTSVALLMGASAQIAASILPKSVTTPIAMAVGGSLGGIPAISAMCVIFVGILGAVFGHTLLNVMRIHTKAARGLAMGTASHALGTARCAELDYQEGAFSSLALVICGIMTSLMAPFIFPVILAVMG; this is encoded by the coding sequence ATGATGGCCAATATCTGGTGGTCGCTGCCATTAACCCTGGCGGTGTTCTTCGCGGCGCGCAAACTTGCCGCCCGGTTCAAGATGCCGCTGCTTAACCCGTTGCTGGTGGCGATGGTGGTGATTATCCCGTTCCTGCTGCTTACCGGTATTCCTTACGAACGCTACTTTGCCGGCAGCAAAATTTTAAACGACCTGCTACAACCCGCCGTGGTCGCGCTCGCATTTCCTTTATATGAACAGCTGCACCAGATCCGCGCCCGCTGGAAATCCATTATTACCATCTGTTTTGTGGGGAGCCTGGTGGCGATGATCACCGGTACTTCAGTCGCACTGCTGATGGGGGCCTCTGCGCAAATTGCCGCCTCTATTCTGCCGAAATCGGTAACCACGCCTATCGCCATGGCCGTGGGCGGTAGCCTCGGCGGCATTCCTGCCATCAGCGCCATGTGCGTGATCTTTGTCGGCATACTGGGCGCCGTGTTTGGCCATACCCTGCTCAATGTCATGCGCATTCATACTAAAGCCGCACGCGGTCTGGCGATGGGCACCGCGTCGCACGCGCTGGGCACCGCCCGCTGTGCGGAGCTGGATTACCAGGAGGGGGCGTTCAGCTCGCTGGCACTGGTGATCTGCGGAATCATGACCTCGCTGATGGCGCCGTTCATTTTCCCCGTGATTCTGGCGGTGATGGGCTAA
- the cdd gene encoding cytidine deaminase, translating into MHPRFQAAFARLAEKLQSALAPILADEHFPALLTAEQITTLKQATDLDEDALAFALLPLAAACARADLSHFNVGAIARGVSGTWYFGGNMEFLGATMQQTVHAEQSAISHAWLRGEKALSAITVNYTPCGHCRQFMNELNSGLQLRINLPGRAPHTLGDYLPDAFGPKDLEIKTLLMDEQDHGYTLTGDDLTQAAIRAANKSHTPYSKSPSGVALQCRDGRIFSGSYAENAAFNPTLPPLQGALNLLSLNGYDYPDIQRAILAEIADAPLIQWDATAATLKALGCTSIERVLLA; encoded by the coding sequence ATGCATCCACGTTTTCAAGCGGCTTTCGCCCGGCTTGCAGAGAAATTGCAATCAGCTCTGGCCCCGATTCTGGCGGATGAGCATTTCCCCGCCCTGCTCACCGCTGAGCAGATCACCACGCTGAAACAGGCCACGGATCTTGACGAAGACGCGCTGGCTTTCGCATTGCTGCCGCTGGCTGCCGCCTGTGCACGTGCCGATCTTTCCCACTTTAACGTTGGCGCCATTGCGCGCGGCGTCAGCGGAACCTGGTACTTCGGCGGAAACATGGAGTTCCTGGGCGCAACCATGCAGCAGACTGTTCATGCGGAACAGAGCGCCATCAGCCACGCCTGGCTGCGCGGCGAAAAGGCCCTGAGCGCCATTACCGTGAACTACACCCCGTGCGGGCACTGCCGTCAGTTTATGAATGAACTGAACAGCGGGCTGCAGCTGCGCATCAATCTGCCGGGTCGCGCGCCGCACACGCTGGGCGACTACCTGCCTGACGCCTTTGGTCCGAAAGATCTTGAAATCAAAACCCTGCTGATGGACGAGCAGGATCACGGTTACACGCTGACCGGTGATGACCTGACCCAGGCGGCCATTCGCGCTGCCAACAAGAGCCATACGCCGTACAGCAAATCCCCGAGCGGCGTGGCACTGCAATGCCGCGATGGGCGTATTTTTAGCGGCAGCTATGCCGAAAACGCCGCGTTTAACCCAACGCTGCCACCGCTGCAGGGCGCACTGAACCTGCTGAGTCTGAACGGCTATGACTACCCGGATATTCAGCGCGCCATTCTGGCAGAAATTGCCGATGCACCGCTGATTCAATGGGATGCCACCGCCGCCACCCTGAAAGCGCTGGGCTGCACGTCAATCGAGCGTGTATTGCTGGCGTGA
- the sanA gene encoding outer membrane permeability protein SanA, whose protein sequence is MLKRVFYSLSVLVGILLLIVLGLDRWMSWKTAPYIFDDLQDLPYRQVGVVLGTAKYYRTGVINQYYRYRIQGALNAYNSGKVNYLLLSGDNALQSYNEPVTMRKDLIAAGVDPADIVLDYAGFRTLDSIVRTRKVFDTNDFIIITQRFHCERALFIALHMGIQAQCYAVPSPKDMLSVRVREFGARFGALADLYIFKREPRFLGPLVPIPAMHEVPEDAQGYPAVTPEQLLDMQKKQGK, encoded by the coding sequence ATGTTAAAGCGCGTTTTTTACAGCCTGTCTGTCCTGGTCGGCATACTGCTGTTGATCGTGCTGGGTCTCGACCGGTGGATGAGCTGGAAAACGGCCCCCTACATTTTTGATGACCTGCAGGACCTGCCCTATCGCCAGGTGGGTGTGGTGCTCGGCACCGCAAAGTATTACCGCACCGGTGTCATCAATCAGTATTACCGCTACCGCATTCAGGGCGCGCTCAACGCCTACAACAGCGGCAAGGTCAATTACCTGCTGTTAAGCGGCGATAACGCGCTGCAAAGCTACAACGAACCGGTCACCATGCGCAAAGACCTGATTGCCGCAGGCGTTGATCCGGCAGATATCGTGCTCGACTACGCCGGGTTCCGCACGCTCGACTCCATCGTGCGCACGCGCAAAGTGTTCGACACCAACGACTTCATCATCATCACCCAGCGCTTCCACTGCGAGCGTGCGCTGTTTATCGCGCTGCACATGGGCATTCAGGCGCAGTGTTATGCGGTGCCCTCGCCAAAAGATATGCTGAGCGTGCGCGTGCGTGAGTTTGGCGCTCGCTTTGGCGCGCTGGCCGATCTCTATATCTTCAAACGTGAACCGCGCTTTTTAGGCCCACTGGTGCCAATTCCGGCCATGCATGAAGTGCCGGAAGATGCGCAGGGTTATCCGGCGGTGACGCCGGAGCAGTTGCTGGATATGCAGAAAAAACAAGGAAAATAA
- the mglC gene encoding galactose/methyl galactoside ABC transporter permease MglC, with amino-acid sequence MSALNKKSFLTYLKEGGIYVVLLVLLAIIIFQDPTFLSLLNLSNILTQSSVRIIIALGVAGLIVTQGTDLSAGRQVGLAAVIAATLLQSMENANKVFPEMATMPIFVVILIVCAIGAVIGLINGIIIAYLNVTPFITTLGTMIIVYGINSLYYDFVGASPISGFDSGFSTFTQGFIALGSFRLSYITFYALIAVAFVWILWNKTRFGKNIFAIGGNPEAAKVSGVNVALNLLMIYALSGVFYAFGGMLEAGRIGSATNNLGFMYELDAIAACVVGGVSFSGGVGTVLGVVTGVIIFTVINYGLTYIGVNPYWQYIIKGAIIIFAVALDSLKYARKK; translated from the coding sequence ATGAGTGCGTTAAATAAAAAAAGTTTTCTCACTTATCTGAAAGAAGGCGGTATTTACGTTGTTCTTTTAGTATTGCTGGCCATTATCATTTTCCAGGACCCTACGTTCTTAAGTCTGCTGAACCTGAGTAACATTCTGACTCAGTCTTCCGTGCGTATTATCATCGCTCTGGGCGTGGCGGGGCTCATCGTCACCCAGGGGACTGACCTTTCTGCAGGGCGCCAGGTCGGCCTCGCGGCGGTGATCGCGGCAACCCTGTTGCAGTCGATGGAAAACGCCAACAAGGTGTTCCCGGAAATGGCGACCATGCCCATTTTCGTGGTGATCCTGATTGTCTGCGCCATCGGTGCGGTGATTGGTCTGATCAACGGTATTATCATCGCTTACCTGAACGTGACGCCATTTATCACCACCCTGGGTACGATGATCATCGTTTACGGTATCAACTCCCTGTACTACGACTTCGTCGGTGCGTCCCCCATCTCGGGCTTCGACAGCGGCTTCTCGACCTTCACGCAAGGATTTATTGCGCTGGGCAGCTTCCGCCTGTCGTATATCACCTTCTACGCGTTGATTGCGGTGGCGTTCGTCTGGATCCTGTGGAACAAAACCCGCTTTGGTAAGAACATCTTCGCTATCGGGGGTAACCCGGAAGCAGCGAAAGTGTCCGGCGTGAACGTGGCCCTGAACCTGCTGATGATTTATGCCCTGTCCGGTGTGTTCTATGCCTTCGGCGGGATGCTGGAAGCGGGCCGTATCGGCTCTGCCACCAACAACCTCGGCTTTATGTACGAACTGGATGCGATTGCCGCCTGCGTGGTGGGCGGGGTCTCTTTCAGCGGCGGTGTGGGTACTGTGCTCGGCGTGGTCACCGGTGTGATCATCTTTACGGTCATCAACTATGGTCTGACCTACATCGGCGTGAACCCGTACTGGCAGTACATCATCAAGGGCGCCATTATCATCTTCGCGGTTGCGCTGGACTCACTGAAATACGCGCGTAAGAAGTAA
- the mglA gene encoding galactose/methyl galactoside ABC transporter ATP-binding protein MglA, with translation MVSTTTPSSGEFLLEMNGINKSFPGVKALDNVNLKVRPHSIHALMGENGAGKSTLLKCLFGIYQKDSGSILFQGKEIDFHSAKEALENGISMVHQELNLVLQRSVMDNMWLGRYPTKGVFVDQDKMYRDTKAIFDELDIDIDPRARVGTLSVSQMQMIEIAKAFSYDAKIVIMDEPTSSLTEKEVNHLFTIIRKLKDRGCGIVYISHKMEEIFQLCDEITILRDGQWIATQPLEGLDMDKIIAMMVGRSLNQRFPDKENKPGEVILEVRNLTSLRQPSIRDVSFDLHKGEILGIAGLVGAKRTDIVETLFGIREKAEGTITLHGKKINNHNANEAINNGFALVTEERRSTGIYAYLDINFNSLISNIRNYKNKVGLLDNSRMKSDTQWVIDSMRVKTPGHRTQIGSLSGGNQQKVIIGRWLLTQPEILMLDEPTRGIDVGAKFEIYQLIAELAKKDKGIIIISSEMPELLGITDRILVMSNGLVAGIVDTKTTTQNEILRLASLHL, from the coding sequence ATGGTCAGCACAACTACTCCGTCGTCCGGTGAATTCTTGTTGGAAATGAACGGCATCAACAAGTCGTTTCCCGGTGTTAAGGCACTCGATAATGTTAATTTAAAAGTTCGGCCTCATTCAATTCATGCCTTAATGGGTGAAAACGGTGCCGGTAAATCAACATTATTAAAATGTCTTTTTGGGATCTATCAAAAAGATTCTGGCAGCATTCTTTTTCAGGGGAAAGAGATCGATTTCCATTCAGCGAAAGAAGCACTGGAAAACGGTATCTCTATGGTTCACCAGGAATTGAACCTGGTACTGCAACGCTCGGTAATGGATAATATGTGGTTGGGGCGTTATCCAACCAAAGGTGTTTTTGTCGATCAGGACAAAATGTACCGTGACACCAAAGCCATTTTCGATGAGCTGGATATTGATATCGATCCGCGCGCCCGCGTGGGAACATTATCCGTCTCGCAAATGCAGATGATCGAAATTGCTAAAGCGTTCTCCTATGATGCCAAAATTGTCATCATGGATGAACCGACATCGTCATTAACGGAAAAAGAGGTTAACCACCTTTTTACCATTATTCGTAAGCTAAAAGATCGCGGCTGCGGCATTGTTTATATCTCCCATAAAATGGAAGAGATCTTCCAGTTGTGTGATGAGATAACCATCCTGCGCGACGGTCAGTGGATTGCCACTCAGCCTCTCGAAGGGCTGGACATGGACAAGATCATCGCCATGATGGTGGGCCGTTCCCTGAACCAGCGTTTCCCGGACAAAGAGAACAAGCCGGGTGAGGTGATCCTTGAGGTGCGTAATCTGACCTCGCTGCGTCAGCCCTCTATTCGCGACGTCTCCTTCGACCTGCACAAGGGCGAAATTCTGGGCATTGCAGGCCTGGTCGGGGCAAAACGTACCGATATCGTCGAAACCCTGTTTGGTATTCGCGAGAAAGCCGAAGGCACCATCACGCTGCACGGTAAGAAAATTAACAACCACAACGCCAACGAAGCCATTAATAATGGTTTTGCACTGGTGACGGAAGAGCGTCGTTCGACCGGTATTTATGCCTATCTGGATATTAACTTTAACTCGTTAATTTCTAATATCCGCAACTATAAAAACAAAGTGGGTCTGCTGGATAACTCCCGCATGAAGAGTGATACCCAGTGGGTTATTGACTCCATGCGCGTAAAAACGCCGGGGCATCGTACGCAAATTGGTTCGTTGTCGGGCGGCAACCAGCAAAAAGTCATTATCGGTCGTTGGTTATTAACGCAGCCAGAAATTCTGATGCTGGATGAACCAACCCGCGGTATTGACGTCGGCGCGAAGTTTGAAATTTATCAGCTGATCGCTGAACTGGCGAAAAAGGATAAAGGGATCATTATTATCTCTTCCGAAATGCCGGAATTGTTAGGGATCACAGACCGTATTCTGGTTATGAGCAATGGTCTCGTTGCCGGTATTGTTGACACGAAAACGACAACGCAAAACGAAATTTTGCGTTTAGCGTCTTTGCACCTTTAA
- the mglB gene encoding galactose/glucose ABC transporter substrate-binding protein MglB, whose protein sequence is MNKKVLTLSAVMASMLFGAAAHAADTRIGVTIYKYDDNFMSVVRKAIEKNAKAAPDVQLLMNDSQNDQSKQNDQIDVLLAKGVKALAINLVDPAAAGTVIEKARGQNVPIVFFNKEPSRKALDSYDKAYYVGTDSKESGIIQGDLIAKHWAANPNWDLNKDGQIQFVLLKGEPGHPDAEARTTYVVKELNDKGLKTQQLALDTAMWDTAQAKDKMDAWLSGPNANKIEVVIANNDAMAMGAVEALKAHNKSSIPVFGVDALPEALALVKSGAMAGTVLNDANNQAKATFDLAKNLADGKGAADGTNWKIDNKIVRVPYVGVDQSNLAEFIGK, encoded by the coding sequence ATGAATAAGAAGGTGTTGACTCTGTCTGCTGTAATGGCAAGCATGCTTTTTGGTGCAGCAGCGCACGCTGCGGATACCCGTATTGGTGTGACTATCTATAAATACGACGACAACTTCATGTCTGTTGTGCGTAAAGCGATCGAGAAAAATGCTAAAGCAGCGCCAGATGTTCAGCTGCTGATGAATGACTCCCAGAACGACCAGTCCAAACAGAACGATCAGATTGACGTCCTGCTGGCAAAAGGCGTGAAGGCACTGGCAATCAACCTGGTTGACCCGGCTGCTGCAGGCACAGTTATCGAGAAAGCGCGCGGCCAGAACGTGCCAATCGTCTTCTTCAACAAAGAACCTTCCCGTAAAGCGCTGGACAGCTATGACAAAGCGTATTACGTCGGTACTGACTCCAAAGAGTCCGGTATTATCCAGGGCGATCTGATCGCGAAACACTGGGCGGCCAACCCGAACTGGGATCTGAACAAAGACGGCCAGATCCAGTTTGTGCTGCTGAAAGGCGAGCCAGGCCACCCGGATGCTGAAGCGCGTACCACTTACGTTGTCAAAGAGTTGAACGACAAAGGTCTGAAAACCCAGCAGCTGGCTTTAGATACCGCGATGTGGGATACCGCTCAGGCGAAAGATAAAATGGACGCGTGGCTGTCTGGTCCTAACGCGAACAAAATTGAAGTGGTCATCGCTAACAACGACGCGATGGCAATGGGTGCGGTAGAAGCCCTGAAAGCACACAACAAATCCTCTATCCCTGTGTTCGGCGTGGATGCGCTGCCAGAAGCGCTGGCACTGGTGAAATCAGGTGCGATGGCCGGTACCGTATTGAACGATGCCAACAACCAGGCGAAAGCCACCTTCGATCTGGCGAAAAACCTGGCCGACGGTAAAGGTGCGGCAGATGGCACCAACTGGAAAATCGACAATAAAATCGTTCGCGTACCTTACGTGGGCGTAGACCAGTCCAACCTGGCTGAGTTTATCGGTAAATAA
- the galS gene encoding HTH-type transcriptional regulator GalS, whose amino-acid sequence MITIRDVARQAGVSVATVSRVLNNSALVSPETRETVMKAVTQLGYRPNANAQALATQVSDTIGVVVMDVSDAFFGALVKAVDVVAQQHQKYVLIGNSYHEAVKERYAIEVLIRQRCNALIVHSKALSDEELAGFMEQIPGMVLINRIVPGYAHRCVGLDNVSGAMMATRMLINNGHQRIGYLASSHAIEDDELRREGWQNALKEHGIAPAESWVGTGTPDMQGGEAAMVELLGRNLQLSAVFAYNDSMAAGALTALKDNGIAVPQHLSLIGFDDIPIARYTDPQLTTVRYPIVSMAKLATELALQGAAGLLDTGATHCFMPTLVRRHSVSARQIVVPITN is encoded by the coding sequence ATGATCACCATTCGTGACGTCGCCCGTCAGGCGGGCGTTTCTGTGGCCACCGTCTCTCGCGTGCTGAACAACAGCGCGCTGGTCAGCCCTGAAACCCGTGAAACCGTAATGAAAGCCGTGACCCAACTGGGTTACCGCCCCAATGCTAACGCGCAGGCGCTGGCTACGCAGGTCAGTGACACCATTGGCGTGGTAGTGATGGACGTGTCGGATGCGTTTTTTGGCGCGCTGGTGAAAGCGGTGGACGTTGTCGCCCAGCAGCACCAAAAGTATGTGCTGATCGGCAACAGCTATCATGAAGCAGTAAAAGAGCGCTATGCCATCGAAGTGCTGATCCGCCAGCGTTGTAACGCGCTGATTGTGCATTCAAAAGCCCTGAGTGATGAGGAACTTGCCGGATTTATGGAGCAAATCCCCGGCATGGTGCTCATCAACCGGATTGTGCCCGGCTATGCCCACCGTTGCGTGGGGCTGGATAACGTGAGTGGCGCCATGATGGCCACGCGCATGCTGATTAATAACGGGCACCAGCGAATCGGTTATCTGGCCTCCAGCCACGCGATTGAGGACGACGAACTGCGTCGCGAAGGCTGGCAAAATGCTCTGAAAGAACACGGCATTGCGCCTGCTGAAAGCTGGGTAGGCACCGGTACCCCGGACATGCAGGGAGGGGAGGCTGCGATGGTCGAGCTGCTGGGCCGTAACCTGCAGCTCTCCGCGGTGTTTGCCTACAACGACAGCATGGCTGCCGGAGCACTGACGGCGTTAAAAGATAACGGCATTGCGGTGCCACAGCATTTGTCGTTGATCGGTTTTGACGATATTCCCATTGCCCGTTACACCGACCCGCAGCTGACAACGGTACGCTATCCCATTGTCTCGATGGCCAAACTGGCGACTGAGCTGGCGTTACAGGGCGCGGCAGGGCTGCTTGATACGGGAGCAACACACTGTTTCATGCCGACATTAGTGCGCCGCCATTCGGTCTCTGCCCGGCAAATTGTGGTTCCGATCACTAACTGA
- the yeiB gene encoding DUF418 domain-containing protein YeiB, producing MERNVTLDFVRGVAILGILLLNISAFGLPKAAYLNPAWYGEITRRDAWTWAILDLFAQVKFLTLFALLFGAGLQLLLKRGTRWIQSRLTLLVLLGFIHGLFFWDGDILLAYGLVGLICWRLIRDAHSVKSLFNTGVMLYVMGLGVLLLLGMIAGDATSRSWIPDAANLQYEQFWKLKGGAEAISNRADMLGDNLLALGAQYGWQLAGMMLMGASLMRTGWLKGEFSLRHYRRTGVLLVLLGVAINLPAVIAQWHLHWDYRWCAFLLQVPRELGAPFQTIGYAALIYGFWPQLSRLWIVSAVACVGRMALSNYILQTLICTTLFYRFGLFMKFDRLTLVAFVLPVWTINLAFSVIWLRYFRQGPLEWGWRQLTAKASGVSLNNTSR from the coding sequence GGCCGCTTATCTCAACCCCGCCTGGTATGGCGAGATCACCCGTCGCGATGCCTGGACGTGGGCAATCCTCGATCTCTTTGCTCAGGTGAAATTCCTCACCCTCTTTGCGCTGCTGTTTGGCGCCGGTCTGCAACTCCTGCTCAAACGCGGCACCCGCTGGATCCAGTCACGTCTGACCCTGCTGGTGCTCCTTGGCTTTATTCACGGCCTGTTCTTCTGGGACGGTGATATTCTTCTCGCCTATGGATTAGTCGGGCTGATTTGCTGGCGACTCATCCGTGATGCGCATAGCGTCAAAAGCCTGTTTAACACCGGCGTGATGCTTTATGTCATGGGGCTTGGCGTGCTGCTGTTGCTGGGTATGATCGCCGGCGACGCAACAAGCCGCTCATGGATACCGGACGCCGCCAACCTGCAGTATGAGCAGTTCTGGAAGCTAAAAGGCGGCGCGGAAGCGATAAGCAATCGCGCGGATATGCTGGGCGATAACCTGCTGGCACTGGGAGCGCAATACGGCTGGCAGCTGGCGGGGATGATGCTGATGGGCGCATCCCTGATGCGCACCGGCTGGCTGAAAGGGGAATTTAGCCTGCGCCACTATCGTCGCACAGGCGTCTTGCTGGTGCTGCTGGGCGTGGCGATCAATCTTCCGGCGGTGATTGCGCAGTGGCATCTACACTGGGATTACCGCTGGTGCGCTTTCCTGCTGCAGGTTCCGCGCGAGCTCGGTGCCCCGTTCCAGACCATCGGCTACGCCGCGCTCATCTATGGCTTCTGGCCGCAGCTCTCCCGCCTCTGGATTGTCAGTGCCGTGGCCTGCGTTGGCCGCATGGCGTTAAGCAATTACATTCTGCAGACCCTCATCTGCACCACGCTGTTCTATCGATTCGGCCTGTTTATGAAATTCGACCGCCTTACGCTGGTGGCGTTTGTTCTTCCGGTCTGGACGATAAACCTGGCGTTTTCAGTTATCTGGCTGCGGTATTTCCGCCAGGGGCCCCTGGAGTGGGGGTGGCGTCAGTTAACCGCAAAAGCGTCAGGTGTTTCATTGAATAATACATCCAGATAA